Proteins from one Bactrocera neohumeralis isolate Rockhampton chromosome 3, APGP_CSIRO_Bneo_wtdbg2-racon-allhic-juicebox.fasta_v2, whole genome shotgun sequence genomic window:
- the LOC126752166 gene encoding trifunctional purine biosynthetic protein adenosine-3 isoform X1, translated as MSSKAALVGGKQLLVVGSGGREHAICWKLSQSEQVVKIYALPGSHGIAQVPKCSNLRDVNAKDFQGIASWCKKQSIDLVIVGPEDPLANGLGDALNKAGVRCFGPNKKGAQIESDKKWAKDFMLRHSIPTARYASFTDVNQAKEFINSAPYKALVVKAAGLAAGKGVVVAADTVEACQAVDEILGQRKYGNAGDTVVIEELLVGEEVSVLAFVDTQHAQAMLPAQDHKRLREGDEGPNTGGMGAYCPCPLIPPADLERINRAILQKAVDALRQEGIHYCGVLYAGLMLTVDGPKVLEFNCRFGDPETQVILPLLETDLYAVMSACCENRLKEIQLQWREDVSAVGVVMASAGYPETSTKGCIIEGMPPNTADELIFHSGVAVNKAGQYLTNGGRVLIAVALREDLRQAAADATKICQGITFSGAGAQFRTDIAEKAFKMLKTFVPTFKALSYKDSGVDIDAGDDLVQRIKPLSRGTQRPGVVGGLGGFGGLFRLNEVSKTFSSRFEKYDKSSIYFLTQLNYKNPVICEAINGVGTKIKLALEHEMYESIGYDLLAMCVNDVLESGAEPVAFLDYIACGKLQVPIAAQIVKGISDGCREAGCALLGGETAEMPTVYEVGKYDIAGYSVGILEAGKELPKFQQYEEGDLLISLPANGLHCAGFHALLKQLEMADIDLTVKCEFGDETKTLGQQLCEPSRIYVKEVLALLRECDVKAISHITTGLLPDVQRIIPPDHEISLDFGDLKIPAIYGWLVGRLRLTPQTLLDNLNCGIGLVMIVPKRCTVWKRLLGTGAKVFGVLKRRMHSCHQQHQIEVRNFVEGLEKSIERFGGLSERNMRTLDEPHERDLALELCDGALTQQRNETLTTKLGRRLMGVPKTYKDPVLVLGTDGVGTKIKIAQQTERNGTVGIDLVAMCVNDILCNGAEPLTFSSYYACGDLVEETATTITGGVIEGAAQAGSSLVETHIAEVPLLYASDVYDLAGFSLGIAEYSRLLPRTDEIRAGDVLIGLPSSGVHSNGFSLVHAIMKQAGVTFEDKAPFSHKTFGEEFLTPTRIYVKALLPLVQQGHIKALAHITGGGLTENIPRVLPKTLAVQLDAKQWNIPPVFGWLAATGNVAPQEMQRTYNCGLGVILVVSPKYEQSVLAELQYRERATRVGVVVKRSKSEAPQVVTENFQSCLQRAQKLQNKPRKRVAVLISGTGSNLQALIDACRDTSQGVHADIVLVISNKAGVLGLERAEKAGIPSVVISHQEYAKREDFDAEMTKKLLEHNVDLVCLAGFMRVLSEQFVRQWKGRLVNIHPSLLPKHPGLKVQQKALDAGDKESGCTVHFVDEGVDTGGIIIQASVPILPNDTEESLTKRIHMAEHFAFPKALRLLATESVKLSEDGKVIFS; from the exons GGCATCGCCAGCTGGTGCAAGAAGCAATCAATAGATTTGGTCATTGTTGGTCCTGAAGACCCCTTAGCCAATGGGTTGGGTGATGCTCTCAATAAGGCTGGTGTACGTTGTTTTGGTCCCAATAAGAAGGGCGCTCAAATTGAGTCGGACAAAAAGTGGGCCAAGGACTTTATGCTGCGGCATAGTATACCGACTGCGCGATATGCGTCATTTACCGATGTGAATCAGGCCAAGGAGTTTATAAATAG CGCCCCCTACAAAGCACTCGTCGTCAAAGCTGCCGGTTTGGCCGCCGGCAAAGGTGTCGTGGTTGCAGCAGATACCGTCGAGGCCTGTCAAGCTGTCGATGAGATACTTGGACAACGCAAATACGGTAATGCGGGCGACACCGTAGTCATAGAAGAATTACTCGTCGGCGAGGAAGTATCCGTGCTCGCATTTGTTGATACACAACATGCTCAGGCTATGTTGCCCGCGCAGGATCACAAGCGGCTGCGCGAAGGTGATGAGGGACCCAATACCGGTGGCATGGGCGCATACTGCCCATGTCCGTTAATACCGCCCGCCGATTTGGAACGCATTAATAGAGCTATACTGCAGAAAGCCGTAGACGCTTTACGCCAAGAGGGTATACACTATTGTGGTGTACTTTATGCGGGTCTAATGCTGACCGTTGATGGTCCTAAGGTGTTGGAGTTCAATTGCCGCTTTGGTGATCCGGAGACGCAAGTCATATTGCCATTACTCGAGACTGATTTGTATGCCGTAATGAGCGCTTGCTGTGAGAATCGTCTCAAGGAAATACAACTGCAGTGGCGTGAGGATGTCAGTGCCGTTGGTGTGGTCATGGCCAGTGCTGGCTATCCAGAGACCTCAACAAAGGGCTGCATAATCGAGG GTATGCCACCAAATACCGCTGATGAGTTGATCTTTCATAGCGGCGTAGCGGTCAACAAGGCTGGCCAGTATCTAACCAATGGTGGCCGTGTGCTGATAGCTGTAGCGCTGCGTGAAGATTTGCGCCAAGCGGCGGCTGACGCTACCAAGATATGTCAGGGAATCACATTTTCGGGCGCTGGCGCACAATTTCGTACCGATATTGCGGAGAAAGCCttcaaaat GCTAAAGACGTTCGTTCCGACATTCAAAGCGCTCTCCTACAAGGATAGCGGTGTTGACATAGATGCGGGTGATGATCTGGTGCAACGCATAAAACCGTTGTCTCGTGGTACGCAAAGACCCGGTGTTGTGGGCGGTTTGGGTGGATTCGGTGGCTTATTCCGCTTGAATGAGGTGAGCAAAACATTTTCGAGCCGTTTTGAAAAGTACGATAAATCTTCAATATATTTCCTCACACAGCTAAATTACAAAAATCCTGTGATCTGCGAAGCCATTAATGGTGTGGGCACCAAGATAAAACTCGCACTCGAACATGAGATGTACGAAAGTATCGGTTACGACCTGCTCGCTATGTGCGTCAATGATGTCCTCGAGTCTGGCGCTGAACCAGTTGCCTTCTTGGACTACATAGCTTGTGGCAAGCTACAAGTGCCGATTGCTGCACAAATTGTAAAGGGTATTTCCGACGGCTGTCGTGAGGCGGGTTGTGCGCTCTTGGGTGGTGAGACCGCTGAAATGCCCACGGTCTACGAGGTCGGTAAATATGATATCGCCGGCTATAGCGTGGGTATACTTGAGGCTGGCAAGGAATTGCCGAAATTCCAGCAATACGAGGAGGGAGACTTACTGATATCGTTACCAGCGAACGGGTTGCATTGTGCGGGTTTCCATGCGCTATTAAAACAACTTGAGATGGCCGATATTGATTTGACCGTTAAGTGCGAATTTGGTGATGAGACTAAAACGTTAG GTCAACAGCTCTGCGAACCCTCTCGAATCTATGTGAAAGAAGTGCTCGCGCTCTTACGTGAATGCGATGTCAAGGCTATTTCGCATATAACCACCGGTTTGCTGCCAGATGTGCAACGCATTATACCGCCAGACCATGAGATATCTCTCGATTTTGGTGATCTCAAAATTCCAGCAATTTATGGCTGGTTGGTGGGCCGGTTACGCTTGACTCCACAAACACTTTTGGACAATCTGAACTGTGGTATTGGGCTTGTTATGATTGTGCCAAAGCGATGCACTGTTTGGAAGCGACTGCTTGGCACCGGCGCTAAGGTGTTCGGTGTGTTGAAACGTAGAATGCACTCTTGCCACCAACAACATCAAATTGAGGTGCGCAACTTTGTTGAGGGTTTGGAAAAATCCATCGAACGTTTTGGCGGTCTATCCGAGAGGAATATGCGTACCTTGGATGAGCCACATGAACGTGACTTAGCCTTGGAGCTATGCGATGGCGCTTTAACACAACAACGCAATGAAACTTTAACCACAAAACTGGGCAGACGTTTGATGGGCGTACCAAAGACATACAAGGACCCGGTATTGGTACTGGGCACTGATGGTGTGGGCACTAAAATAAAGATCGCACAACAAACCGAGCGCAATGGTACGGTTGGCATTGACCTGGTGGCGATGTGCGTGAATGACATACTGTGTAACGGCGCTGAACCGCTGACCTTCTCGAGCTATTATGCGTGCGGTGATTTGGTGGAAGAAACGGCAACTACGATAACTGGTGGCGTGATTGAAGGCGCAGCGCAAGCTGGCAGCAGTTTAGTGG agacGCACATTGCTGAGGTACCACTACTTTATGCATCCGATGTGTACGATCTTGCCGGTTTTTCACTTGGCATTGCTGAATACAGTCGCCTGCTGCCGCGCACTGATGAAATACGTGCGGGCGATGTGCTGATCGGCCTGCCGTCCTCCGGTGTGCATAGCAACGGCTTCAGTCTTGTACATGCCATTATGAAACAAGCCGGCGTTACATTCGAAGACAAAGCGCCTTTCAGTCATAAAACATTCGGTGAGGAATTCCTTACACCCACACGCATTTACGTTAAGGCACTGCTACCACTCGTGCAACAGGGTCATATCAAAGCCTTGGCGCATATTACCGGCGGTGGGCTAACGGAGAATATACCACGTGTACTACCCAAAACCTTAGCTGTGCAATTGGATGCGAAACAATGGAATATACCACCCGTCTTTGGTTGGCTTGCCGCGACGGGTAATGTAGCGCCACAAGAAATGCAACGCACCTACAACTGTGGACTCGGCGTAATTTTAGTGGTCTCACCGAAATATGAACAGTCTGTGTTGGCTGAATTACAGTATCGTGAGCGCGCGACACGTGTCGGCGTGGTGGTGAAGCGCTCCAAGTCTGAAGCGCCACAGGTTGTGACCGAAAACTTCCAAAGTTGCTTGCAGCGCGCACAGAAATTACAAAATAAGCCACGTAAGCGTGTTGCGGTGTTGATCTCCGGTACAGGCAGTAATTTGCAAGCGCTCATCGATGCTTGTCGCGATACCTCACAAGGTGTACACGCCGACATCGTTTTGGTAATATCGAATAAAGCGGGTGTGTTAGGTCTTGAGCGCGCGGAAAAAGCTGGCATACCCTCCGTGGTGATCTCACATCAAGAATATGCGAAACGCGAGGACTTCGACGCGGAGATGACTAAAAAGTTGTTGGAGCACAATGTGGATTTGGTATGTTTGGCTGGATTTATGCGCGTATTGAGTGAGCAGTTTGTACGCCAGTGGAAGGGACGTTTGGTGAATATACATCCGTCATTGTTGCCTAAACACCCCGGCTTGAAGGTACAACAGAAGGCGCTTGATGCTGGCGATAAGGAGTCTGGCTGTACAGTGCACTTTGTGGATGAG GGTGTGGATACCGGTGGCATTATTATTCAAGCTAGCGTGCCCATACTGCCGAATGATACTGAAGAAAGTTTAACAAAACGTATACATATGGCGGAGCACTTTGCTTTCCCAAAAGCGCTGCGCCTGTTGGCCACTGAATCCGTCAAACTGAGTGAAGATGGCAAAGTGATTTTTTCctga
- the LOC126752166 gene encoding trifunctional purine biosynthetic protein adenosine-3 isoform X2, translating into MSSKAALVGGKQLLVVGSGGREHAICWKLSQSEQVVKIYALPGSHGIAQVPKCSNLRDVNAKDFQGIASWCKKQSIDLVIVGPEDPLANGLGDALNKAGVRCFGPNKKGAQIESDKKWAKDFMLRHSIPTARYASFTDVNQAKEFINSAPYKALVVKAAGLAAGKGVVVAADTVEACQAVDEILGQRKYGNAGDTVVIEELLVGEEVSVLAFVDTQHAQAMLPAQDHKRLREGDEGPNTGGMGAYCPCPLIPPADLERINRAILQKAVDALRQEGIHYCGVLYAGLMLTVDGPKVLEFNCRFGDPETQVILPLLETDLYAVMSACCENRLKEIQLQWREDVSAVGVVMASAGYPETSTKGCIIEGMPPNTADELIFHSGVAVNKAGQYLTNGGRVLIAVALREDLRQAAADATKICQGITFSGAGAQFRTDIAEKAFKMLKTFVPTFKALSYKDSGVDIDAGDDLVQRIKPLSRGTQRPGVVGGLGGFGGLFRLNELNYKNPVICEAINGVGTKIKLALEHEMYESIGYDLLAMCVNDVLESGAEPVAFLDYIACGKLQVPIAAQIVKGISDGCREAGCALLGGETAEMPTVYEVGKYDIAGYSVGILEAGKELPKFQQYEEGDLLISLPANGLHCAGFHALLKQLEMADIDLTVKCEFGDETKTLGQQLCEPSRIYVKEVLALLRECDVKAISHITTGLLPDVQRIIPPDHEISLDFGDLKIPAIYGWLVGRLRLTPQTLLDNLNCGIGLVMIVPKRCTVWKRLLGTGAKVFGVLKRRMHSCHQQHQIEVRNFVEGLEKSIERFGGLSERNMRTLDEPHERDLALELCDGALTQQRNETLTTKLGRRLMGVPKTYKDPVLVLGTDGVGTKIKIAQQTERNGTVGIDLVAMCVNDILCNGAEPLTFSSYYACGDLVEETATTITGGVIEGAAQAGSSLVETHIAEVPLLYASDVYDLAGFSLGIAEYSRLLPRTDEIRAGDVLIGLPSSGVHSNGFSLVHAIMKQAGVTFEDKAPFSHKTFGEEFLTPTRIYVKALLPLVQQGHIKALAHITGGGLTENIPRVLPKTLAVQLDAKQWNIPPVFGWLAATGNVAPQEMQRTYNCGLGVILVVSPKYEQSVLAELQYRERATRVGVVVKRSKSEAPQVVTENFQSCLQRAQKLQNKPRKRVAVLISGTGSNLQALIDACRDTSQGVHADIVLVISNKAGVLGLERAEKAGIPSVVISHQEYAKREDFDAEMTKKLLEHNVDLVCLAGFMRVLSEQFVRQWKGRLVNIHPSLLPKHPGLKVQQKALDAGDKESGCTVHFVDEGVDTGGIIIQASVPILPNDTEESLTKRIHMAEHFAFPKALRLLATESVKLSEDGKVIFS; encoded by the exons GGCATCGCCAGCTGGTGCAAGAAGCAATCAATAGATTTGGTCATTGTTGGTCCTGAAGACCCCTTAGCCAATGGGTTGGGTGATGCTCTCAATAAGGCTGGTGTACGTTGTTTTGGTCCCAATAAGAAGGGCGCTCAAATTGAGTCGGACAAAAAGTGGGCCAAGGACTTTATGCTGCGGCATAGTATACCGACTGCGCGATATGCGTCATTTACCGATGTGAATCAGGCCAAGGAGTTTATAAATAG CGCCCCCTACAAAGCACTCGTCGTCAAAGCTGCCGGTTTGGCCGCCGGCAAAGGTGTCGTGGTTGCAGCAGATACCGTCGAGGCCTGTCAAGCTGTCGATGAGATACTTGGACAACGCAAATACGGTAATGCGGGCGACACCGTAGTCATAGAAGAATTACTCGTCGGCGAGGAAGTATCCGTGCTCGCATTTGTTGATACACAACATGCTCAGGCTATGTTGCCCGCGCAGGATCACAAGCGGCTGCGCGAAGGTGATGAGGGACCCAATACCGGTGGCATGGGCGCATACTGCCCATGTCCGTTAATACCGCCCGCCGATTTGGAACGCATTAATAGAGCTATACTGCAGAAAGCCGTAGACGCTTTACGCCAAGAGGGTATACACTATTGTGGTGTACTTTATGCGGGTCTAATGCTGACCGTTGATGGTCCTAAGGTGTTGGAGTTCAATTGCCGCTTTGGTGATCCGGAGACGCAAGTCATATTGCCATTACTCGAGACTGATTTGTATGCCGTAATGAGCGCTTGCTGTGAGAATCGTCTCAAGGAAATACAACTGCAGTGGCGTGAGGATGTCAGTGCCGTTGGTGTGGTCATGGCCAGTGCTGGCTATCCAGAGACCTCAACAAAGGGCTGCATAATCGAGG GTATGCCACCAAATACCGCTGATGAGTTGATCTTTCATAGCGGCGTAGCGGTCAACAAGGCTGGCCAGTATCTAACCAATGGTGGCCGTGTGCTGATAGCTGTAGCGCTGCGTGAAGATTTGCGCCAAGCGGCGGCTGACGCTACCAAGATATGTCAGGGAATCACATTTTCGGGCGCTGGCGCACAATTTCGTACCGATATTGCGGAGAAAGCCttcaaaat GCTAAAGACGTTCGTTCCGACATTCAAAGCGCTCTCCTACAAGGATAGCGGTGTTGACATAGATGCGGGTGATGATCTGGTGCAACGCATAAAACCGTTGTCTCGTGGTACGCAAAGACCCGGTGTTGTGGGCGGTTTGGGTGGATTCGGTGGCTTATTCCGCTTGAATGAG CTAAATTACAAAAATCCTGTGATCTGCGAAGCCATTAATGGTGTGGGCACCAAGATAAAACTCGCACTCGAACATGAGATGTACGAAAGTATCGGTTACGACCTGCTCGCTATGTGCGTCAATGATGTCCTCGAGTCTGGCGCTGAACCAGTTGCCTTCTTGGACTACATAGCTTGTGGCAAGCTACAAGTGCCGATTGCTGCACAAATTGTAAAGGGTATTTCCGACGGCTGTCGTGAGGCGGGTTGTGCGCTCTTGGGTGGTGAGACCGCTGAAATGCCCACGGTCTACGAGGTCGGTAAATATGATATCGCCGGCTATAGCGTGGGTATACTTGAGGCTGGCAAGGAATTGCCGAAATTCCAGCAATACGAGGAGGGAGACTTACTGATATCGTTACCAGCGAACGGGTTGCATTGTGCGGGTTTCCATGCGCTATTAAAACAACTTGAGATGGCCGATATTGATTTGACCGTTAAGTGCGAATTTGGTGATGAGACTAAAACGTTAG GTCAACAGCTCTGCGAACCCTCTCGAATCTATGTGAAAGAAGTGCTCGCGCTCTTACGTGAATGCGATGTCAAGGCTATTTCGCATATAACCACCGGTTTGCTGCCAGATGTGCAACGCATTATACCGCCAGACCATGAGATATCTCTCGATTTTGGTGATCTCAAAATTCCAGCAATTTATGGCTGGTTGGTGGGCCGGTTACGCTTGACTCCACAAACACTTTTGGACAATCTGAACTGTGGTATTGGGCTTGTTATGATTGTGCCAAAGCGATGCACTGTTTGGAAGCGACTGCTTGGCACCGGCGCTAAGGTGTTCGGTGTGTTGAAACGTAGAATGCACTCTTGCCACCAACAACATCAAATTGAGGTGCGCAACTTTGTTGAGGGTTTGGAAAAATCCATCGAACGTTTTGGCGGTCTATCCGAGAGGAATATGCGTACCTTGGATGAGCCACATGAACGTGACTTAGCCTTGGAGCTATGCGATGGCGCTTTAACACAACAACGCAATGAAACTTTAACCACAAAACTGGGCAGACGTTTGATGGGCGTACCAAAGACATACAAGGACCCGGTATTGGTACTGGGCACTGATGGTGTGGGCACTAAAATAAAGATCGCACAACAAACCGAGCGCAATGGTACGGTTGGCATTGACCTGGTGGCGATGTGCGTGAATGACATACTGTGTAACGGCGCTGAACCGCTGACCTTCTCGAGCTATTATGCGTGCGGTGATTTGGTGGAAGAAACGGCAACTACGATAACTGGTGGCGTGATTGAAGGCGCAGCGCAAGCTGGCAGCAGTTTAGTGG agacGCACATTGCTGAGGTACCACTACTTTATGCATCCGATGTGTACGATCTTGCCGGTTTTTCACTTGGCATTGCTGAATACAGTCGCCTGCTGCCGCGCACTGATGAAATACGTGCGGGCGATGTGCTGATCGGCCTGCCGTCCTCCGGTGTGCATAGCAACGGCTTCAGTCTTGTACATGCCATTATGAAACAAGCCGGCGTTACATTCGAAGACAAAGCGCCTTTCAGTCATAAAACATTCGGTGAGGAATTCCTTACACCCACACGCATTTACGTTAAGGCACTGCTACCACTCGTGCAACAGGGTCATATCAAAGCCTTGGCGCATATTACCGGCGGTGGGCTAACGGAGAATATACCACGTGTACTACCCAAAACCTTAGCTGTGCAATTGGATGCGAAACAATGGAATATACCACCCGTCTTTGGTTGGCTTGCCGCGACGGGTAATGTAGCGCCACAAGAAATGCAACGCACCTACAACTGTGGACTCGGCGTAATTTTAGTGGTCTCACCGAAATATGAACAGTCTGTGTTGGCTGAATTACAGTATCGTGAGCGCGCGACACGTGTCGGCGTGGTGGTGAAGCGCTCCAAGTCTGAAGCGCCACAGGTTGTGACCGAAAACTTCCAAAGTTGCTTGCAGCGCGCACAGAAATTACAAAATAAGCCACGTAAGCGTGTTGCGGTGTTGATCTCCGGTACAGGCAGTAATTTGCAAGCGCTCATCGATGCTTGTCGCGATACCTCACAAGGTGTACACGCCGACATCGTTTTGGTAATATCGAATAAAGCGGGTGTGTTAGGTCTTGAGCGCGCGGAAAAAGCTGGCATACCCTCCGTGGTGATCTCACATCAAGAATATGCGAAACGCGAGGACTTCGACGCGGAGATGACTAAAAAGTTGTTGGAGCACAATGTGGATTTGGTATGTTTGGCTGGATTTATGCGCGTATTGAGTGAGCAGTTTGTACGCCAGTGGAAGGGACGTTTGGTGAATATACATCCGTCATTGTTGCCTAAACACCCCGGCTTGAAGGTACAACAGAAGGCGCTTGATGCTGGCGATAAGGAGTCTGGCTGTACAGTGCACTTTGTGGATGAG GGTGTGGATACCGGTGGCATTATTATTCAAGCTAGCGTGCCCATACTGCCGAATGATACTGAAGAAAGTTTAACAAAACGTATACATATGGCGGAGCACTTTGCTTTCCCAAAAGCGCTGCGCCTGTTGGCCACTGAATCCGTCAAACTGAGTGAAGATGGCAAAGTGATTTTTTCctga
- the LOC126752181 gene encoding dnaJ homolog subfamily C member 28, producing the protein MLLRGRQITLLSSLCWRTAASQFRGMHIKRAELYKKCFRILGVNEAADQNTVRNAYIDLVKRVHPDSGLPEASAERFQEVDEAFKILQEKFAKNRRNILEDEEEEVFDIKHTAPQHRQYLSYDGIGVGNPFQRQKQYQQVKAMKAQERVLSHRIEKSQAGERTIMKKGTFYKNHAIKTKYGFDRICEDLIQEAMAKGDFDNLKCAGKPLSSAQTQNPYLDFTTHKLNKILLDNGFTPEWITLQRDIREAVEKLKQELRAERAYFGDYPFDEEENRAWQAVLQRYSDDIQYINKNIDKYNLIVPILQNQLFRLNIAKLSEQVISDPEALKHFKKQKEPPSETASTGNSAKNDIFSFFGSLF; encoded by the exons atgttgCTGAGAGGCAGACAAATTACGCTACTATCTAGTTTATGCTGGCGAACTGCTGCCTCGCAATTTAGAGGAATGCATATTAAACGCGCGGAACTATACAAG AAATGCTTTCGTATTTTGGGCGTTAATGAAGCAGCCGATCAGAACACTGTCCGTAATGCTTATATCGATTTGGTAAAGCGTGTACATCCCGACTCTGGTCTACCAGAAGCAAGTGCTGAACGTTTTCAAGAAGTAGATGAAGCATTCAAAATATTGcaagaaaaatttgcaaaaaatcgcCGAAATATACTAGAAGATGAGGAAGAGGAAGTATTTGATATAAAACATACAGCACCACAACATCGCCAATATCTAAGTTATGACGGCATTGGCGTTGGTAATCCTTTTCAGAGGCAAAAACAATACCAGCAGGTTAAAGCAATGAAAGCGCAGGAACGTGTACTCAGTCATCGTATTGAAAAATCACAAGCCGGTGAACGTACAATTATGAAAAAAGGCACATTTTATAAGAATCATGCCATCAAAACAAAGTACGGCTTTGATCGTATATGTGAAGATCTCATACAAGAAGCTATGGCAAAGGGTGACTTTGACAATTTGAAGTGTGCTGGCAAACCTTTGAGTAGCGCGCAAACGCAAAATCCCTATTTAGATTTTACAACGCACAAGTTGAATAAAATTCTGCTCGATAACGGTTTCACACCTGAATGGATTACACTACAGCGCGATATACGCGAAGCAGTGGAAAAACTAAAACAGGAGCTGCGTGCGGAACGTGCTTACTTTGGTGACTATCCGTTTGATGAAGAAGAGAATCGCGCTTGGCAAGCAGTTTTGCAGCGTTATAGCGATGATATCCAATACATTAACAAGAATATAGATAAATATAATCTAATTGTGCCTATACTGCAAAATCAGCTTTTCCGGTTGAATATCGCAAAATTATCTGAGCAAGTAATTAGTGACCCAGAGGCGCTCAAGcactttaaaaaacaaaaagaaccgCCGAGTGAAACCGCGAGTACGGGAAATTCGGCCAAAAACgacatattttcgttttttggttcacttttttga